The Mytilus edulis chromosome 4, xbMytEdul2.2, whole genome shotgun sequence nucleotide sequence gagaCAGGTATTAAGATAAACGTGTcaacttacatttaaaattttctCTCACACAAACTATTCAAGAATTATATATTACgacttttaaatgtatttttacagctatttcatGCTTAACAAATACTTTCCTTTCACTAAGATTCATCTACACTTTAAATACAAATTTTCGTATGAATTGGTTTTGGAATAATATTGAcgtacattttgtaaatttaagGTATGCtattttgtacacattttttgtttacatgtCAATAATTTGTCATTTGGGCTTATATAATGACATCTTGAAATGAAACGGCACCATGTGATCGATGATATTCCTTAACATGGAGGgcaaaaacaaaagaatataattaaAATCAAACTGCAGTCATTGAATAGAATTTCAACAGTAAACTATCCTTCGATCAGAGTTAGCTATATAGGAGACCAACATAAACCAGTTTATGCACAAAATTACCGAAATACCGAGAAGAAATACCATCTTTAGAACATGTGTCTAATAAAAAGCTACACAAACTGGACTAAATTGCTTTATTTTCATCTCAAGGTCATAGTTAAGCCATCATCATGGAGCAACAGCTTACTATTCACTGCAAGTTATACATGATAGGCGACCTCAATGATCAAGTGAAACTATTTGTTGGACGTCGATGATGCTACGTTTGTGCTTATTATTCACGTGGTTTCATTGCAAAATCATACAACAGCAATACCGTAATAAACAAGAAAgtaccaaaataaaaaataaactcagAAAGAATTAataaccaattcttcagagaacaattgaaggtctttccaccttgatggtaagaatgaaatttaaaaaaacgatgttagaaaatgtttCTCCGTGTTGATGTAATGTGGtaaatcaaactgataaaaaaaaaataagattaataggtttATGCAGAttgaagacttaattgttttataatgaaccagatagaatttttagcaaaggtcaaaatcttgaacgtcaaattgacctttgacgtTGACCCCAACTTTGAGGTCATatgtcagtgatctcaaatcaaaagaccccaggtcaataaCTTGTATGGTCGTGGAGAAATAccgatttcaaatataaaagggaagaaaactcctataagggttgaCCAAAACACTTCCACTTAAAtgggttgaagttgcgccttatcgTGAACAGTTATTGAGAAAACACATCATATCATCAACTgttacagtttcttttgaatatagattacaagcaaaattcaaaatttataatatgaccttaaCCTtcaaccttgacctcaattttaaggtcataggtcagtgaactcaaatTGAAAGAcccgaggtcaatcacttgtGTGGTTGTGgaaaaatattgatttcaaatacataaggggagaaacctcctataagggttaaccaaaacacttcgacttaaataggttgaagttgcgccttattgtaaacagttatttggcgaacacatcatatcattaactgttacagtttcttttgaataacgatgaCGAGCagaattcaaaatttagaacattaccttgacctttgaccttgacctcaatttccttcaaatggaccaaggacttcatatcaaaagaccgtaggcctctacgacttataacgtatgaattcaTCCAAAATATCGGccatcttaaattttcaaaggaaaataactcccataagatgtcttccgatcactccaGTCAAATTTACCTAATCATTCTTAAGAGTAGACagacaatttggtgaaaacagtttgttaaaatctCTTCCCGTtatagagatatagcgataacaagaaaaggagataactcctataaaaataagtgttcggtcacacagggtgagttttgaaacccccattactgtacaacatcattggccaaacatccattcgatatgttgtaaaaaaaaaagcatctcagacggcagaaggaaaaaaaaataataatcagaagaaaaacaaaaggtctttccacgaaaagtgaaAAGACCTAATGAGTTAATTATGGGTTAAAATCCATATtttgtgtttgtcttttcattgttttattataaagatTTACATCCTTTATGCttgttttttgtcccttttttatGACCAGGGGGAACAAACTGTGAATTTCAAATTGACGATTTAATtgatttccaaatcaaacaagtATGAATTTAATGACTTGAGTATTACATACAAACATGTCAATTTTATAAGTAAATGGAGAGAAACATTTAGTTTTAAAACCCATACTGTCACTCATTTGTCAATTATATTACTTAACACACATACAAAGGTACACAAATACATTTGAGTGTTAtccaaatattatgaaaaaagtTTTAAGTTAAATGTTTGATTAACAAAAGTGTCCATTTAAAGCTGTAAAACTTGATGTTATTTATTGCACAGGGAAAAGAGAAAATAGACGTAAAGACAATGTATGCAAAGGTAGGTTTTTAATCTAAACTTTATTTTCCTGAAAAAGTCGTGAGAATCATGATATGATCAATGTTGTTAGTTTCATTGGCATTACGAGTTGTATCTTTTAAGTGGAATTTATTGTAGAAAGGAGAAATGAAAAATACCAaatgatattcaaactcataagggacgacatcaaaagatcgatgtaggataaacaaaacttaaatcaaatagtttggggtgggtGTGTTGAAAGTGCTGCAAGTTTTATcaatccaaaatcgattttacataaatacatattcgtcaatcaatttttcccaaattaagtttagagagggggtgtgggggtcagtgaaaaaactatgcgAATTAAGTttcttatccttcattgaacttttgatgtcgtccctaagtcgaaaacaaactgacaacgccatgacaaaaaaaaaaaaaccaaaacgatattcatcaacattttcaaattttacacaattttgtgatcttaatatttttttcaaaaccaaTCTTTTATAATAGCATTGACCAATACGCTGAAGTTTACGGTGACactcatttttaaaacaatataactttaaaccTTCATTATATGCTGTTCACATGCTATACCTTACTTTTGTTTTATTAGAATATATGTTTAACAATAGCACCAACACTGACTCACATGAACAGTCTATTTGAATCACTTCATTTGACTATAACCCTGAAAGGATGTTACGTATAATAATGTCACTTGAAGGGTAAGGGTCACCTAAACATACACAAATACTTTCGACTACTCATTTACATTGAGGTAAACTAGAGACAACAATAGTTTACTGATATTCAAATCTCATAATTCCGTTGAGAAGTCATTAAGCAAAGTgaaaacaacaaccactgaactctAAAATGAGACATAGCAACGGTCCACTATGAGAATTCATCATTCAGAATACCACACTCGATCGGGAATAGAATACAATCGGTACTGAAACCAATGCATTAGTCAAATACAAGAAACCATTAGACCTTTGTATCGAACGAAAcaaatataaggtaaatgatataTAGACGGTCTTTCATGTACTAGCATATCGTAGATCTATTCGTGACTGAGGTATAGAGTCCGTAAGActtattaaatgataaaaactttGGCACTCATATGACCATGTtcactttttttgttgttggttacCTCTGTCATATTAATTAGTTTCGGGGGAAACTAGCGGTAGTTTAGATAAAGTCCAAGTCGCTGGaaagttttcatatttatttcgCATCCATATAATTCAAACATTAAACATAactacataaaaacaaatataaaatacaaattcaaaagaCTGATTGATATGCGGAAAATGAaccaatcaaatatctttttattaaaaattattaattcGCGTTTTGCCGAAAGCGGGGATTACGGAGTAAAAACATGCTTCGCATAAGTTTGTCAAGAATGGCTTTCGGCAGTTATCATTTAGTGTCAAATTATCTATGTTCTTTGTTACAGAACCTTTTATCTTAAAGACGGATATAAATCTTTGTTAATTAATCTGAATGAAAGGTTATAGTTAAGTGTAAAATACAAGTAACTTTTGAATagcgtaaaatacaataaacttataaattattaaaacgcAATGAGGACtcggaataataataaaaagctaacatttataaaaatatacaaaatcctaAATGTGAACTTTGAACGAACAATTGTCGGGTcatactcataccacatcttctcatatctattCGATGTATAAAAACTTGCTCAAACTGTATACAGATACGtgatcttatttatatatttgtttaccaAGACCAGTCATTTGCATAAGCATTTACCACTGCGTATTGTAGGAAGTTAATGATtacttaattttcttttttttaggaTTTACATGGAAATATTTTGGTAAGTCTATACATTTGAACAGCTGTTGTCCAATTACTTAAAAATGCGGGGATATTTTAGTAAATGGGGACGAATTGAACACACTTTTGGTATATGCATTTTGGCAAATATAGTTAATGAATGCGAAGACAATAACACATCAGttcattatatttaaaataaatcgtTTATGGGTTCAGATCTGTAGTTACAGGGCACAGGATACATATTGAACTATTGAAGCATAATGTTATTGCAGAGTACTTGACGCAAGAAAAAGAAGAGAAAAGACCCAAAAATGAGACAAGATATAGAAAAactttacatatttttgtataaattcaTATTAAGTCAAAAAACAAGatctgaaacataaaatatattttgacatcATTGAACTCCGAAAATTACTAGATTTTCAAGCAATTTCCAACGTGACAGAACCCATCAGGGCAACAGGAACTgcttattttctttgtttacccTCCGTTTTTTGGAGTATTTTATGGTGCTCAATCCTAGTCAAATTTGCTGTGCAGTGTTTTGTAGATTGGTCTTTGTCTTCCGTCATTTATCATTATACCATGGTTTGGGCCTTTTTCGACTTATGGTATTTGAACAATCAGATGCATCTTGGTAAATAGTTTCATTCATCTAGAATCATTAACAATACatacaaattttcaataattttcgGAAATCACCCAGTATAGTCATGTATTGGAGATATGAGAACAACGCACATTAAACACTTTATCGATGGTGTAAATATCCGATCGGTTATCAAAacctaaattttgtaaatttaaaaatgttcaagGTGATACATAGAATTTCTGAATGTTTTGATTTAACTCTGTTCCAGAATTCGGGGGGATATAGAGCCGAAATTCAAAGCCGGATGACAGTAAAACCACCCACACGACAGCATGTTCCACAATACGCAAAAATCAAAGAAGACACAAGGTCCCATAAATGTGCTGATTGCGATAAACTTCACTTTGAAATTGAAAGACTACAAATGCAACTTGAAGAGCGGTCCAGTAGAGGAACCAGGCTAGCAATGATTGACACAAGAGAATCAGCTCGTTCAGGTGATTACAGACATACTAATAGTTGGTGAGTAATATAGGTAAGGCTTAATAAGCGAAAAATCCCAAACGTCACACGACGTGTAATAGAACATGAAGCAGCAGCCTTCCTTACTGTATACGCCATTGCAGCACTATCCAAGACAATATACATGGTGAGATGAAAGTGTCGATCAGAATATGGAAACAGCTAGTTGACAAATACTCACAAAATCATGTcagttaataataaaaaaaaaggatagaaTTAGTCCCATAAGGActctaatgtttttgttttttttattatttaaaaaataaatctatacCTACTTGTATTTGATTTTATCTTGCAATGAGTTTAATTATCTTCTTTGCTTGCTTTGCTTACTGTCTAATAAGTTGTCGGGTTTTGTATCTTTATTGTAGTTTCCCTGTTATCAGTCTTTGAAAAAGTGTTCATAAAATTCAACCAGACTTGCAAAGAAAAAAAGACTCATCTACATGGCGTGAAGTTGTGTTGCTGTTCTATGACAAATTACCGCGTTCATTAATATgaaaatatggagatgtggttCTATTGCTAATGAAAAAGTTTGAGTTTTTTTATCCACATCTCATTTCCAACAGGACATGACCTTGCGCACAAGCTGTTTTTTTACATAAGTAATGTTCCATACCAACGCATTAACTTATTCTGTCATGAATACATTGTAATCAATTCCAAACGATTGCTGCTTGCATTATAGTGCGACACACGTCTTCCTTGAGGTGCTCGCACGGTTATTAAATTaaggcaacggtagtataccgttgttcgaaaacaacgacacaaaagaaatactaaaatgcaacagacacagaaacgaactattataatataacaattgccatattcctgacttggtacaggactgTATAGAGATATGATAATGTATGATTAATTttcgttttaaaaataaataaatatgaaatgatCCAAACATTTTTTTAGGGAAGCCTCATGGGCAGACACACCAGATCTACTTTCCACTCACAATAAGGGAAGACCAAGAGGTCAACAAACTGATCTACAGGAAGAAGTAAAGAGACTAAAAAGGGAACTACACCAAAGATCATTGGAAGTGAGGAATTTACGTGATCTACGCACAAAAACACCCACTGGgtaattaaaataacacaagacgTTAAGTCTTCTTTGGTAATTCTTCTGCTATTTAATTGAAAAGGACCCCTTTTGTTTATTCTCCAACCCTGATCACATGTATTCAAATCAAAAatacgttttgttattttacgCAGAAAACTGTATCGGACTTATAACGAAGGCAACCTGTAgagaaaatatgtaaattaaagtgtataatttaaatcaattaaaggCCAACCAAACAgcacaaattataaaaaagacacaaagaagtcAACATATAGTTTTCGCAGTCATCAGATGTCCATACGATATAACAAGCTGTAAATCGTGCAGattttggtcgggttattgtctctttgaaatattccccGTTTCTAGTCTCAATTATAGAGTAAAAAATGAGAATGATAAAGCAGAAACTATCAAAGCTCTACCGTAGTatctattttattcattttaattaatcAACTTTTACTTATAAATTAACAAGAACCAAACTAACATGCATTTAATAGGAGCTATCGATACATGATTGGTGTTTTTAAGTATCAGCTGAGTTAATGCTCGACTGGAAACAAGAGATTGAATCTTGGGTAATCTTGTGAACACTCAGTTGACATTCGAGGACACTAAACACTTACCGGTAGCTATATATGGTGTTTTTGGTATATTATTAAACACCAGCTTATCGTAGTATAAATTTTGATCTTTCTAgtattaagaaaaaagaaaaatcacaaaaatactgaactccgaggaaaatttaaaacggaaagtacctaataaaatggcgaaatcaaaagctcaaacacatcaaacgaatggataacaactgtcatattcctgacttgatacaggcattttctatgtagaaaaaggtgaattgaacatggttttataactagctaaacctctatcTTAAgacattgatatttgttaaactGGAAATAGAAGCTATTTCTTTTATGTCTACAGGAACCTTAATAACatccttttttttattgttcttgtAATTTTAGTTCTACTGTGCCAACTGATTTAGATGCAATGGTAGACCCTTTGCCAGTTGATAGAGTGTCATCAATGTATACCGATATTTATCAAAACGATTGGACCACAGCAAATAGAGCGTTACAAAAGGATAAGTTGAACCCAGAACAGGCTGCTCAAAAACTGCTGACAGTGCTGATTGtaagtttatagattttaaagTTTAGATACTTGCTCTGGTAAATTCTGCAACCAAAAGATTTATACTATATCAATAAAAATCGGATAAATATCACTCGAAATTACTAAAATATTGATTAAGATAATCCTGAATTATCTTTATATTCCAAATTGTAATATAACATACTAAGCAAAGATCcaattttgttgataatttcctTTCCCTAAGTTCAAGAGACTATTATGGTACAGTCAGTGTCTACAATCAGTTCAAAGAAATTAGTTAAAAAACAGACGTTTAAGTTGTaaacatacacattttgtaaaagtcAACAATATACCCTTGCACGAAGGTCACATTATTTAcaaacactgggtcgatgcctatGCCGGTGGATTCTTCCTCCCAGCGTGTATCACCAAACCAGTAGACAAGAGatatgaattgtcattgatatggtcgtaattatacataaatgttttgaaatatttgtatatttcgaAATACTGAGGATgtgttatataaataaaggcaacagtggtttaccgctgttcaaaagtcataaattgagtGAGGGaaaactaatccgggttacaaaccaaaactgagggaaacacatcaaatatatgaggaaaacaacggaacaaaagaaacactgaagtgaaacCTAAACGAACGGGACAGCAGCCACATTCCCGACTTAAAAATAGATGGTGGGTTGAATCAGGTTTTATGGCTAACTAAACATCCCGCTTAAATGTTAAAAGATGTCGCTAAATTGACAACACACAGTACAAACAAACGCAAGAACACTCAGTACATagaaacgaataaaaaaaaattggattgtGCATTTCAACATGTGAACCGCAGAATAACGGACATCTTCCTTttacaggaatagattacctttactgtatttggccaaaaaaataatctgaatttAGATTCTCAATGCATTTtagcttcgtactttatttgttccTTTTAACTTTTTATTCGAGTATACGAATGTTTTGTAGAAGATTGGCATACacaattttaaacctggtatcaatgatgagttaaTTTATGAACACATTTTACAACTTACTGGTTAGGACAATGTTTTACAATACTATATGTAAAGTAGCCGACAATCATATGATTTGTCGTATGACAATCACCCTGTTAAACGTAGGTCCTTCTGACATTCCGTTAGTTTACTTTAAGTATTAAAATCCTATTGCAATTTTcttatatgataattttgtaTCTCAGTTTGGGGTACCCAGAatatttctgcaaaaaaaaaccaagactTACATTACTCGGCGTTTAAGGAAATCATGTCCTCTACCGTATATCCAATATCATTatcagtttacatactttcaaatAATCGAAATCTTCTTTACCGTCTATCTGACATAATTATGTTGCACATACCCTAATATATGATTTGCACATATCCTCGATCGTATATCTAACATAATCATAGCGTACATACTCTAATAGATTCGATAAAGTCCCTATCGTACATCTTGCATACTTATAGTTGTACATACTTTGAAATATCCCACTGGTCCTGTTGGCATTATTATAGTTTTACAACCTTTATAGGCCCCATGTACTCATTTACCGTCTATCTGACATCATAATAGCTGTACTGCCTCTATAGATCCCACATGTTATCTACAGCCAATCTTGTATAATTATGGTTGTACATACTTTTATAGATCCCGCAAGTCCTCTATCGTCTATCCGACATTATTATTGTATAGACCCCACACACGCCTCTACCGTTTACCTGACACTATGGTAAGTGTACTACCCTTGTAGGTAGTGCGTGTCTTCAGACTTCTTTCTgatatatacattataaaaaaatatccatgtaaaaaccttttttatttattttcaggatGCCTATACTTACTGTGATAAAGTTGCACCACAACATTTAGACGCAATTCTCAAATCAACCATTAAAGTAAAAATTCAGGTATGTTATAATTTATTCATCATCAAACAATTcaataaatgcaaaatatttaaatcaaaattgacACTACTGTCAAAAATTATCCATCTAGAGAAACCGACTTTTTTTTTAGACTGCTTCTACTTAATGAGGTGtagcatatttataaaaaaaaaacgtttgaaaTCAAGATTGCGAAAAAAAAGCGCAGCATCAGAAAAAGGAAAAATTGCAATCACGAGTATAAAATACTTGTATTCGgaagttcatttttttcatttttgtaaacaGCCGTTCGTTTTATTTAGAGTTTGAAATGAGCCTCCATATTCTTGAATATTCAAACCTGGAACTATAGCATCATTTTTATAAAACGATAATTAAAGTGGAAGTtgcataaatttaaatattttacgaTCGTATTAAGATTGAAGTCAAAATTTCATTGTTATGTACTTTAGATCTCCAAACTCTTTATTTGATTCAGGAATctcttatactttttttttttttttttatcaatatttgaatattttttgcattCAGAAACAATGGCTGCGAgttcttattatatttatttttaatgtttcttatctgaatatatattttttcagtcAACCTCAATTTTGGTAACAATCTTGTGAGAATAAaaggaaatacattttttttatcaaattttcaaaacagtttactttatttttaaagaCAACTTATTCTGAAGATGTTGAAATTTAATCATCCGACAgatcatatttataatttattctaTACGCAATAACAACTTATTTGAAAACTTCGTCATTGCACATTTGAGTCTCATTCTTTGACTTTTTCTTGACTTTTTATACATACCTTAACTGTTTGCATTACATTATCAGGGCACAACTAATGTTCCGAGCGCCAAAGACGATGATGCTGATATACACCAAGAAGCTGGATTTTTTAGAAAATCTATATCTGAGAAAGTAGCGCGGAATATAATCAAGGTATGAATTAAACACTTTTGGATCACCTGACAAGCGATGTATGCATAGAAGTTGCTTACTCTGTACTTACCTTGCAAATGCTTATTTACACAGGtccatttccaaaaaaaatattgttttcccAAACCATCAAAATATCAAGATGTCAACATAATGTGAATTGGGGAGCTTTTCTAGACGTTTCTAGGAACAAATGTCGGGCAAAAATTGATAATTCAGGATATTAATGACCTACTTACATACTAACTCATGCCAAAGTAGTTCCAGGGATATCGATTTTTTTTGGATGTCAAAAATACAAACTTTTGTCCGTTTTGTATGAGATaggacttcttttttttttaaatacagcaAGATGATATACTTAACATTTACCCTCAAATAACTGACTGACTCATGGAAGGGTAATAACCAATAGGAGTAATGGTTCACATCAAACAGCCAACTAACAGCGTTCGTTTTCGAATACAAAAAAGGTGTGGTGTCTTACTGTATAACTGTCAGTTCATCGTTGTCATCACAAAATGCAGACATACAAATATTTAGACCACTTGCGTCCCTCATATGGTTCTAGCATTAATTCTATGTCAAATATTGAAGAACAAGACAAGAATGTAGAACCATCTATTTCCaatcttttttgaaaaattatttccGACAATAGATATAAACTCACTGTTCATGTAAAATAAATGTCAATCTTTAGAATTTTTTATAAGTTATGTGATATAGAATCTACAGTACTAGTACTGCGTTTTTGGCGTAtcgaattttaaacctgatgctttttgttatctattaatcatgtttttctttg carries:
- the LOC139520106 gene encoding uncharacterized protein; its protein translation is MYAKDLHGNILNSGGYRAEIQSRMTVKPPTRQHVPQYAKIKEDTRSHKCADCDKLHFEIERLQMQLEERSSRGTRLAMIDTRESARSGDYRHTNSWEASWADTPDLLSTHNKGRPRGQQTDLQEEVKRLKRELHQRSLEVRNLRDLRTKTPTGSTVPTDLDAMVDPLPVDRVSSMYTDIYQNDWTTANRALQKDKLNPEQAAQKLLTVLIDAYTYCDKVAPQHLDAILKSTIKVKIQGTTNVPSAKDDDADIHQEAGFFRKSISEKVARNIIKNFRYEVFMRKNTFTPRQKQNIDITSYVDKCVEVTWYMAVQNYPIILDDSVSRDKHFEYAHYDSFDEEKEVNGAVYHYLIWPALINAENNEHLCKGVAERSKLF